From the Tripterygium wilfordii isolate XIE 37 chromosome 6, ASM1340144v1, whole genome shotgun sequence genome, one window contains:
- the LOC120000069 gene encoding uncharacterized protein LOC120000069 codes for MSSDDSNDFATQLAALKAQMAEDKAAAKAESASVRAENIALRGKVKQLLAQLSTPPPTSQVRLNIGSMQSLDSPNPAETSCQPRSQSFNVPHLPLSVGEQSNAYHRDLPPPPTRSTMTTDAGLSYDKGLTDAQRLTEVETFLRRLPGVPVPIRKSLPDSYSDSPFSDRIVSVEMPKKFHLPNMRSFDGTSDPDDHMAQYRQRMLTLTVSRESREACMCKAFGCCLTGPALQWFINLPNASISSFAQLTDLFIEQFASSRRLPKASDDLYKIRRGSEESLRSYIGRFLAEKVLIPSCNVETAVTAFRKGLSPSDELYKELTKFPCTNMEDALARAWAQVKWDEDESNQQQPPAGRSVGHTGVGKDQCQDHRPRGSDRSRHDRRHYDRSRSASSSFRKPEYAFNIEPTEMISTLKSLGNKVQWPSKMRSPADRRDSSKWCDFHQDHGHTTRDCRGLHDEVIELLNRGHLKDVLTAKGKETMARRIDRELTPPTHPKPKGSVGVIIGGSEISGISHSTAKRNARKAVNPILRSTELIVPPSGQMISFIDDEATQLLNPHHDALVISILVANYTIKRVLVDNGSSTNVLFLGCLKAMEIDESHIIGRSTILLGFSGEQVYSLGEIALPVYTEGINLNTNFVVLKGSSPYNIILGRPWIHEMKAIPSTYHQLIRFPTKWGVKEIRGEQLASRNCYTSALKGKTNDL; via the coding sequence ATGTCTTCGGACGATTCAAATGATTTTGCTACTCAACTGGCAGCGTTGAAGGCTCAAATGGCGGAGGACAAGGCTGCAGCAAAGGCCGAAAGTGCCTCCGTCCGGGCAGAAAACATTGCCTTGAGGGGCAAAGTAAAACAGTTGTTGGCTCAGCTTTCCACACCGCCCCCGACCTCACAGGTCCGTCTCAATATCGGCTCGATGCAGTCACTGGACTCTCCTAATCCAGCTGAAACTTCTTGTCAGCCGCGATCTCAGTCATTCAATGTCCCACACCTACCTTTATCGGTCGGCGAGCAATCTAATGCATATCATAGGGATCTTCCGCCCCCACCAACTCGTTCGACCATGACAACCGATGCCGGGCTGTCCTATGACAAGGGTTTAACCGACGCGCAGAGACTAACCGAAGTCGAAACATTCCTCAGACGACTTCCCGGAGTACCGGTGCCAATCCGGAAAAGCCTACCCGACAGTTATTCTGACTCTCCGTTCTCCGATCGCATCGTTTCGGTGGAAATGCCGAAGAAATTCCATCTTCCCAACATGCGCTCCTTCGATGGCACCAGCGACCCGGACGACCATATGGCCCAGTATAGACAAAGAATGCTCACCCTCACCGTGTCAAGGGAATCTCGTGAAGCATGCATGTGCAAAGCGTTCGGATGTTGCCTCACCGGTCCAGCATTACAATGGTTCATTAACCTCCCCAATGCCTCGATCAGTTCGTTCGCCCAACTGACAGATCTTTTCATAGAGCAGTTTGCTAGCAGCAGGAGGTTACCCAAAGCTTCGGACGATCTCTACAAAATCAGACGCGGGTCGGAGGAATCTCTTCGCTCTTATATTGGTCGCTTCCTGGCGGAGAAGGTGCTGATCCCTAGCTGTAACGTGGAGACAGCTGTCACGGCTTTCAGAAAGGGTCTGTCACCCTCCGACGAACTCTATAAAGAGTTGACGAAGTTTCCGTGTACCAACATGGAAGACGCGCTGGCGCGCGCGTGGGCCCAGGTTAAATGGGACGAGGATGAAAGCAATCAACAGCAACCCCCGGCCGGGCGGAGCGTCGGACACACTGGGGTCGGCAAGGATCAATGCCAAGATCATCGACCTCGAGGGTCGGATCGATCACGCCATGATAGACGACACTACGATCGATCTAGATCTGCATCGTCCAGTTTTCGAAAGCCGGAATACGCATTTAACATTGAACCGACCGAGATGATCTCCACTCTTAAGAGCTTGGGGAACAAGGTGCAGTGGCCTAGCAAAATGAGGTCCCCAGCTGACCGTCGGGACTCATCGAAGTGGTGCGATTTCCACCAAGACCATGGCCACACCACTCGGGATTGTCGAGGTTTACACGATGAAGTTATCGAGTTGTTGAACCGTGGGCACCTCAAAGACGTGTTGACCGCAAAGGGTAAAGAAACCATGGCCAGAAGGATTGATCGAGAGCTGACACCACCGACTCACCCGAAGCCAAAAGGGTCAGTCGGAGTCATTATCGGTGGTTCTGAGATCAGCGGCATATCGCATTCAACTGCAAAGAGAAATGCCCGGAAGGCTGTGAATCCAATCCTACGATCCACCGAACTTATCGTACCACCGTCCGGACAAATGATAAGTTTTATTGATGATGAAGCCACGCAATTACTCAATCCACATCACGACGCTTTGGTAATATCTATTCTTGTTGCTAATTACACTATTAAACGTGTCTTGGTTGACAATGGCAGCTCGACGAATGTCCTATTCCTAGGCTGTCTCAAGGCAATGGAAATCGATGAATCCCATATCATTGGCCGGTCAACAATACTCCTTGGGTTCAGCGGGGAGCAGGTATACAGTCTGGGGGAGATCGCCCTGCCGGTTTATACCGAAGGAATAAATCTCAACACTAACTTCGTAGTGTTAAAAGGCTCTTCGCCGTATAACATCATACTCGGTCGACCATGGATCCACGAGATGAAAGCAATCCCTTCGACGTACCATCAACTGATACGTTTCCCTACGAAATGGGGAGTCAAAGAGATTAGGGGAGAACAACTTGCTTCACGGAACTGTTACACCAGTGCCTTAAAGGGGAAAACAAATGacttatag